The proteins below come from a single Prosthecobacter sp. SYSU 5D2 genomic window:
- a CDS encoding aminopeptidase: MKHKGNKIDTGRWFFSLALALMLTGCSTVGFYAQALRGQREIMNQARPVAEVLADPSTKPLLREKLTTVEDIRAFADSDLGLPADGQYERYTNLGRKYVVWVIYAAPEFSTEAKSWWYPLVGSLKYRGFFTEARAEKEAAKLRAEGLDVYMGGVAAYSTLGYLKDPLLNTFMGRPDADLAELVFHELTHQRIYLSGDTDFNEALATVVGREGALRWMKARGMQKELKQYQREMVLETEFVAEALQTRNELKALYARSDLDEAAMREAKQAALGELKIRLNAMNKRHGGSLKLDRWFEKPVNNARLNTLATYHDLVPGFEAMLRDCAGDIDVFLKRMEDMKDLSPKERRALLREATPAS, from the coding sequence ATGAAGCACAAAGGCAACAAGATAGACACAGGGAGGTGGTTCTTTAGCCTGGCCCTGGCTCTCATGCTCACGGGCTGCTCTACCGTTGGTTTTTATGCCCAGGCCCTGCGGGGGCAGAGGGAGATCATGAACCAGGCGCGGCCGGTGGCCGAGGTGCTTGCAGATCCCTCAACCAAGCCTCTGCTGAGGGAAAAACTGACCACCGTGGAAGACATCCGGGCCTTTGCTGACAGCGACCTGGGCCTGCCGGCGGACGGGCAATATGAGCGCTACACCAATCTGGGGCGGAAGTATGTCGTCTGGGTGATCTACGCGGCGCCCGAATTCAGCACGGAGGCCAAAAGCTGGTGGTATCCCCTGGTGGGATCTCTGAAATACCGGGGGTTTTTCACCGAGGCCAGGGCGGAGAAAGAAGCTGCCAAGCTGCGTGCCGAAGGCCTGGATGTGTACATGGGCGGGGTGGCGGCGTATTCCACATTGGGCTACCTGAAAGATCCCCTGCTGAACACCTTCATGGGAAGGCCGGATGCGGATCTTGCGGAGCTGGTCTTCCATGAGCTGACCCATCAACGCATCTACCTGTCAGGGGATACCGATTTTAACGAAGCCCTGGCGACGGTGGTGGGGCGTGAGGGAGCGCTGCGCTGGATGAAGGCGCGCGGGATGCAGAAGGAACTGAAACAGTATCAAAGGGAGATGGTCCTGGAGACCGAATTCGTGGCAGAGGCTCTGCAAACCCGCAATGAACTGAAAGCCCTCTATGCCCGGTCTGACCTGGATGAAGCCGCCATGCGCGAGGCCAAGCAGGCGGCCCTCGGTGAGCTGAAAATCCGCCTGAATGCGATGAACAAACGCCATGGTGGCTCATTGAAGCTGGACCGGTGGTTTGAAAAACCGGTCAACAACGCCCGGCTCAACACCCTGGCCACCTATCACGATCTGGTGCCTGGCTTTGAGGCGATGCTGCGAGATTGTGCAGGGGATATAGATGTCTTTTTGAAACGCATGGAAGACATGAAAGACCTTTCCCCCAAGGAGAGGCGCGCCCTGCTCAGAGAAGCCACGCCCGCCTCATGA
- a CDS encoding peptidylprolyl isomerase — translation MKPWILPFLLAFLVAAGHFWRDSLRDHLLGRKALIHDLAVRQEEAALVFRQGHSSATPEAARQSVMLEALVRQQRLMDTDFHPDIRLAYAAEWQAWARQWEIDGERLQRLAGQGLTETQMQQSIQDALLDQAWIEEQVSEASQVSDEELETALKQYESQMLLPQVHRVAHLFLSRHGSVKKDRTPELALIRQKLAEGEDWAALAQRHSEDARSKLRAGDLGWMSMERMPAEFMAAVKGLKPGQTSGPVSSPLGWHLIRVLERKPARKAILEEGRSELESLLSWRKRTAALEDLPRRFLQTHPRSGL, via the coding sequence ATGAAACCGTGGATCCTGCCGTTTTTGCTGGCCTTCCTGGTGGCAGCAGGCCACTTCTGGAGGGACTCTTTGCGAGATCACTTGTTAGGCCGCAAAGCCCTCATCCATGACTTGGCAGTCCGGCAAGAAGAAGCGGCGCTGGTTTTCCGCCAAGGCCATTCGTCAGCCACACCAGAGGCGGCCCGGCAAAGCGTGATGCTGGAAGCACTCGTCCGCCAGCAACGGCTGATGGATACGGACTTCCATCCGGATATCAGGCTGGCCTACGCGGCAGAATGGCAGGCCTGGGCACGCCAGTGGGAGATTGACGGAGAACGGCTCCAACGCCTTGCCGGACAAGGGCTGACCGAAACGCAAATGCAGCAGTCCATTCAAGATGCCCTGCTGGACCAGGCATGGATTGAAGAACAGGTGAGCGAGGCAAGCCAGGTCTCGGATGAGGAGCTGGAGACCGCCTTGAAGCAGTACGAAAGCCAGATGCTGCTGCCCCAGGTCCATCGCGTGGCCCATTTGTTTTTATCACGTCATGGATCAGTCAAAAAGGACCGGACCCCGGAACTCGCGCTCATCCGGCAAAAGCTGGCGGAGGGGGAGGACTGGGCCGCACTGGCGCAAAGACATTCGGAGGATGCCCGCAGCAAGCTCCGTGCGGGAGACCTGGGATGGATGAGCATGGAAAGAATGCCGGCCGAATTCATGGCGGCTGTGAAAGGCCTGAAGCCAGGACAGACCAGCGGCCCTGTCAGCTCGCCTTTGGGCTGGCATCTCATCCGTGTGCTGGAAAGGAAACCCGCCCGCAAGGCGATCCTGGAAGAGGGGCGGTCCGAACTGGAGTCCCTGCTGTCCTGGCGGAAAAGAACGGCTGCATTGGAGGACCTCCCCCGCCGGTTTCTACAAACCCATCCAAGGTCCGGTCTCTAG
- a CDS encoding TonB-dependent receptor, producing the protein MTGNPTDRPGTLEKALKLNLAHRVYGTFAEIGAGQEIANWFFRAGGASGTVAKTMSAYDMTFSDEIYGKSARYVSRQRMQAMLGHEFQIVQERLGSSRGEATTFFALANTVRARGFRDTKEECHGWMGLRFQTDPLGPCSDIQLHVRLLDATNARQSKALGILGVNLLYAAYHLRDHLPTFLHSLMDELSRWRVEIDMVDFSGPAFDAPMYQDRLVALELVRSDLADAALFGTDGQILQASDVLYKRPVLLNRGSFDPITRVNLDMLEQGGKAFLENFGSAAENHIEILEITMHNLLCMDDCTVEYDNFLARADVLQSLGKNVLISKYAEFHRLSGYLARHTHEPVGIILGLPLFEELFNERWYTDLEGGLMEAFGRLFRNQVRLYVYPAGDPMTGKIRDVRHARVTKEQQHLLSYLLETGSVHPIENGLEDHIFQTSADVRQMINQGDERWRTLVPQIVLETGPWMGL; encoded by the coding sequence ATGACCGGGAATCCAACTGACCGCCCTGGAACGCTTGAAAAAGCGTTGAAACTGAACCTGGCCCATCGGGTGTATGGCACCTTTGCCGAGATCGGTGCAGGCCAGGAGATCGCCAACTGGTTCTTCCGCGCCGGCGGGGCTTCCGGCACGGTGGCCAAAACCATGTCCGCCTATGACATGACCTTTAGCGATGAGATTTATGGCAAAAGCGCCCGCTACGTCTCCCGCCAGCGCATGCAGGCCATGTTGGGGCATGAATTCCAGATTGTGCAGGAGCGTTTAGGCAGCAGCCGGGGAGAGGCGACCACCTTTTTTGCGCTCGCCAATACCGTCCGGGCGCGCGGTTTTCGCGATACCAAAGAGGAGTGTCATGGCTGGATGGGGCTGCGCTTTCAGACCGATCCCTTGGGTCCATGCAGTGACATCCAGCTCCATGTGCGCCTGCTGGATGCCACCAATGCGCGTCAGTCCAAGGCTTTAGGCATCCTGGGGGTAAATCTTCTGTATGCGGCCTATCATCTTCGGGACCATCTGCCCACTTTTCTGCACAGTCTCATGGATGAGCTGTCACGGTGGCGGGTGGAAATTGACATGGTGGACTTCAGCGGTCCGGCCTTTGACGCCCCCATGTATCAGGACCGGCTGGTGGCGTTGGAACTGGTCCGCAGCGACCTCGCAGATGCGGCGCTGTTTGGGACGGACGGGCAGATTCTCCAAGCCTCAGACGTGCTTTATAAACGTCCCGTACTGCTGAACCGCGGCAGTTTTGATCCCATCACCCGGGTGAATCTGGACATGCTGGAGCAGGGCGGCAAAGCCTTCCTGGAAAACTTTGGCAGCGCTGCGGAAAACCATATCGAAATCCTGGAAATTACCATGCACAATCTGCTGTGCATGGATGACTGCACGGTGGAGTACGATAACTTTCTGGCCCGCGCGGATGTCCTTCAGTCGCTGGGGAAAAATGTCCTCATTTCCAAGTATGCGGAGTTTCACCGGCTCAGCGGTTATCTGGCCCGGCATACCCATGAGCCTGTCGGCATCATTCTGGGACTGCCGCTGTTTGAAGAGCTGTTTAATGAACGCTGGTACACCGACCTGGAGGGCGGGCTGATGGAGGCCTTTGGACGGCTTTTCCGCAACCAGGTGCGGCTCTATGTTTATCCCGCCGGGGATCCCATGACGGGGAAAATTCGCGATGTACGCCATGCCCGTGTCACCAAGGAGCAGCAGCATCTGCTCAGCTATCTGCTCGAGACCGGCTCCGTGCATCCCATAGAAAATGGCCTGGAGGACCACATTTTCCAAACCAGCGCCGACGTCCGCCAGATGATCAATCAAGGGGATGAACGCTGGCGCACCCTGGTGCCGCAAATCGTGCTAGAGACCGGACCTTGGATGGGTTTGTAG
- a CDS encoding CDP-alcohol phosphatidyltransferase family protein — protein MTFATQITLFRILLIPVFIGLAVYYGQSVDLGAANESLRWWAIATFAVAALSDALDGYVARNFNQKSRLGGILDPLADKLLLLSAIITLALANWDPSFPLWFPILVIFRDLASIGGAFLIDYLTGKCVIKPHWTGKVATFAQFSAVLWLMLDIPYLIWPTAVAGAFTAVSGFLNLAAGVRQVQHHSGDRV, from the coding sequence TTGACCTTCGCCACTCAGATCACCCTGTTTCGCATCCTGCTCATCCCGGTTTTCATCGGGCTGGCGGTGTATTATGGGCAGAGCGTGGACCTTGGGGCTGCGAATGAATCCCTGCGCTGGTGGGCCATCGCCACCTTTGCTGTGGCGGCGCTAAGCGATGCGCTTGACGGCTATGTTGCGCGAAATTTCAACCAGAAAAGCCGGCTGGGCGGCATCCTGGATCCGCTCGCGGACAAGCTGCTGCTGCTTTCCGCCATCATCACGCTGGCGCTGGCCAATTGGGATCCGTCCTTTCCGCTGTGGTTTCCCATCCTGGTCATCTTCCGCGACCTGGCCAGCATCGGCGGGGCTTTTTTGATTGATTACCTGACGGGCAAGTGCGTTATCAAACCGCACTGGACGGGCAAGGTGGCCACCTTTGCGCAGTTCTCCGCCGTGCTCTGGCTGATGCTGGACATCCCTTACCTCATCTGGCCCACTGCCGTAGCGGGTGCCTTCACCGCCGTGTCCGGCTTTTTGAACCTCGCCGCCGGCGTCCGCCAGGTGCAGCATCACTCCGGCGACCGCGTTTAA
- the der gene encoding ribosome biogenesis GTPase Der: protein MRKTVAIVGRPNVGKSALFNRLAGMNISIVHDLAGVTRDRITAECRRGPQVFNIMDTGGIGANTEDILTEQVQVEAAIALDVADLLLFVVDVTAGITTIDQSLAQMLRRTNKPVILVANKSDSEKRRLGSGEFSKIGFGDAAEVSAVHGYGIDDLVDSIVEKLEITDEETEEARDLRLSARPLKLAIVGRPNAGKSSLVNAIMGQERAIVSDIPGTTRDSLDVHCTYNGKHYQLIDTAGIRKQAKVEDAVEIFSIQRSYAAIKRADLCLLVIDCADGAKMQDRKIAQMIVEERKPCILVMNKFDLFHPHAQQKDRLEELAETMRREFFFLSYAPLVATSAKNNENVGKLFVQIEKVRKGAQGRIGTGVLNRLMHETIENTPGPLGRSPQTFKLLYVTQVNETEDVSIPVPHFVMFANRAAKMTDGYLRFLESVIRKEWPAPGVPFRMSVRGKQPKEKKRK, encoded by the coding sequence ATGCGTAAAACAGTCGCCATCGTAGGCCGCCCGAATGTGGGCAAGTCCGCCCTTTTTAACCGCCTCGCGGGCATGAACATCTCCATCGTCCATGACCTGGCCGGCGTGACACGCGACCGCATCACGGCGGAGTGCCGTCGCGGCCCGCAGGTCTTTAACATCATGGACACCGGAGGCATCGGTGCCAACACCGAGGACATCCTCACCGAGCAGGTGCAGGTGGAAGCTGCCATCGCCTTGGATGTAGCGGATCTGCTGCTTTTTGTCGTGGATGTCACCGCAGGCATCACCACCATTGACCAGTCTCTGGCGCAGATGCTGCGGCGGACGAACAAGCCGGTGATCCTGGTGGCCAACAAGTCCGATTCCGAAAAGCGCCGGCTCGGCTCCGGGGAGTTCTCCAAAATCGGCTTTGGCGATGCGGCGGAAGTGAGCGCGGTGCACGGTTACGGCATTGATGACCTGGTGGATTCCATCGTGGAAAAGCTGGAGATCACCGATGAAGAAACCGAAGAAGCCCGCGACCTGCGGCTTTCCGCCCGGCCTCTGAAGCTGGCCATCGTCGGCCGCCCCAATGCGGGCAAGTCCTCCCTGGTCAATGCCATCATGGGTCAGGAGCGCGCCATCGTCAGCGACATCCCCGGCACCACCCGCGACAGCCTGGACGTGCACTGCACGTATAACGGCAAGCATTACCAGCTCATTGACACCGCTGGCATCCGCAAGCAGGCCAAGGTGGAGGATGCCGTGGAGATCTTCAGCATCCAGCGCAGCTACGCCGCCATCAAACGCGCCGACCTCTGCCTGCTGGTCATTGACTGCGCCGACGGTGCCAAGATGCAGGACCGCAAGATCGCCCAGATGATTGTTGAGGAGCGCAAGCCCTGCATCCTGGTGATGAACAAATTTGACCTGTTCCATCCTCACGCCCAGCAGAAGGACCGGCTGGAAGAGCTGGCAGAAACCATGCGCCGGGAGTTTTTCTTCCTCAGCTATGCCCCCCTGGTAGCCACTTCCGCCAAGAACAACGAAAATGTTGGCAAGCTTTTTGTGCAGATCGAAAAAGTGCGCAAAGGCGCCCAGGGCCGCATCGGCACCGGTGTGCTGAACCGTCTGATGCACGAGACCATCGAGAACACCCCCGGCCCGCTGGGCCGCAGCCCGCAGACCTTCAAGCTGCTTTACGTCACGCAGGTGAACGAAACCGAAGACGTCTCCATCCCCGTGCCACACTTCGTCATGTTCGCCAACCGTGCGGCAAAGATGACCGACGGCTACCTGCGATTCCTGGAAAGTGTGATCCGCAAAGAATGGCCGGCTCCCGGCGTCCCCTTCCGCATGAGCGTCCGCGGCAAGCAGCCAAAAGAAAAGAAGCGGAAGTGA
- a CDS encoding ThuA domain-containing protein encodes MFPKILAPLACLGLALSLVFAAPEAQKKPRILFFSKSSGFEHSVISWKNGQPSHAEKVLQELGAKHGWDFEFSKDGSKFGKDYLDQFDAVFFYTTGNLLEEGTDKQPPMSAEGKQALFDYVKSGKGFIGTHSASDTFHTDNESLKGPERYLNHGEKADSYVRFLGAEFIKHGAQQVAKNTVENPKFPGFEKVGTEYSFHEEWYSLKDFTPDIHVLSVMDAPAMTGVEYQRPPFPSTWARKEGDGRVWYTAMGHREDIWTNPVFQDILIGGIRWAIGEVQADVPPNLKDVAPGAYTNPPYVEPKPPAPKKVKAKPAKAETK; translated from the coding sequence ATGTTCCCGAAAATCCTCGCTCCCCTCGCCTGCCTGGGCCTTGCGCTCAGCCTCGTCTTCGCAGCCCCTGAAGCGCAGAAAAAACCGCGCATCCTGTTCTTCTCCAAGTCCAGCGGCTTTGAGCACAGCGTCATCTCCTGGAAAAACGGCCAGCCGAGCCATGCCGAAAAAGTGCTGCAGGAACTGGGTGCCAAACACGGCTGGGACTTTGAGTTTTCCAAAGACGGCTCCAAATTTGGCAAGGACTACCTGGACCAGTTCGATGCCGTGTTCTTCTACACCACCGGCAACCTCCTGGAAGAAGGTACCGACAAACAGCCGCCCATGAGCGCCGAGGGCAAGCAGGCGCTGTTTGACTATGTCAAATCCGGCAAAGGATTCATCGGCACCCACTCTGCCAGCGACACCTTCCACACCGATAACGAATCACTCAAAGGCCCTGAGCGTTACCTCAACCACGGCGAGAAAGCCGATTCCTACGTCCGGTTCCTGGGTGCGGAGTTCATCAAGCACGGTGCCCAGCAGGTGGCCAAAAATACGGTGGAAAACCCGAAGTTCCCCGGCTTTGAAAAAGTGGGCACCGAGTATTCCTTCCATGAAGAATGGTATTCGCTGAAGGACTTCACCCCGGACATCCATGTGCTCAGCGTCATGGATGCCCCGGCCATGACTGGCGTTGAATACCAGCGCCCGCCCTTCCCCAGCACCTGGGCACGCAAAGAAGGCGACGGCCGCGTGTGGTACACCGCCATGGGCCACCGCGAGGACATCTGGACCAACCCCGTGTTCCAGGACATCCTCATCGGCGGCATCCGCTGGGCCATCGGCGAAGTCCAGGCCGACGTGCCGCCTAACCTCAAAGACGTCGCCCCCGGTGCCTACACCAATCCACCCTACGTAGAGCCCAAGCCGCCTGCCCCGAAGAAGGTCAAAGCAAAGCCCGCCAAAGCCGAGACGAAGTAA
- a CDS encoding histone deacetylase, translating to MTTGLHLDPLYKDHDPGPGHPESPARYTAIIQALTTSGLISKMASIPGRHAEMPELERCHPRHYVELARDEVAAGLDTLSTGDTQIGEKSYTVATHAVGSVLNAVDAVMTGKLTRAFCAIRPPGHHACPAQGMGFCLFNNIALGARHAQKIHGAEKVLIVDWDVHHGNGTQDIFYDDGSVFFASTHQSPWYPGTGAKEETGSGKGRGTTLNFPLPAGTGMKQIGAAFQDHLLPAIERFKPDLIMISAGFDSRIDDPLGHFKLTDEDFATLTRLLMSAAETHCQGRLISVLEGGYNLSGLASAVTAHVEELVK from the coding sequence ATGACCACAGGCCTCCACCTCGACCCGCTGTACAAGGATCACGACCCCGGTCCCGGCCACCCCGAAAGCCCCGCCCGCTACACCGCCATCATTCAGGCCCTCACCACCAGCGGCCTCATTTCCAAAATGGCCTCCATCCCCGGCCGCCACGCCGAGATGCCCGAGCTGGAGCGCTGCCACCCCCGCCATTATGTCGAGCTCGCCCGCGATGAAGTCGCCGCCGGACTCGATACCCTCAGCACCGGCGACACCCAGATCGGCGAAAAAAGCTACACCGTCGCCACCCACGCCGTCGGCTCTGTCCTCAACGCCGTGGATGCCGTCATGACCGGAAAACTGACCCGCGCCTTCTGCGCCATCCGTCCCCCCGGCCATCACGCCTGTCCCGCCCAGGGCATGGGCTTCTGTCTCTTTAACAATATCGCCCTCGGCGCCCGCCATGCGCAAAAAATCCACGGCGCCGAAAAGGTCCTCATCGTGGACTGGGACGTCCATCATGGTAATGGCACCCAGGACATCTTTTATGATGACGGCAGCGTCTTCTTCGCCAGCACCCACCAGTCCCCCTGGTACCCCGGCACCGGCGCCAAAGAGGAAACCGGCTCCGGCAAGGGCAGGGGAACCACCCTAAACTTCCCCCTCCCCGCAGGCACCGGTATGAAGCAAATCGGCGCCGCCTTCCAAGATCACCTCCTCCCCGCCATCGAACGCTTTAAGCCCGACCTCATCATGATCTCCGCCGGATTCGATTCCCGGATTGATGATCCCCTCGGCCACTTCAAGCTCACCGATGAAGACTTTGCCACCCTCACCCGCCTCCTGATGAGTGCCGCCGAAACGCACTGCCAGGGCCGCCTCATCTCCGTCCTCGAAGGCGGCTACAACCTCAGTGGGCTGGCCAGTGCAGTGACGGCGCATGTGGAGGAATTAGTCAAGTAA
- the recG gene encoding ATP-dependent DNA helicase RecG, whose amino-acid sequence MPTALDALLSDVPGMPAKIVKALAKEQVMTVGEIVAWLPFRHEDRRHMEGASFQVSEIPACYRVQVTKTGNKYFGARRGAGLFEAQVEPMGGAAMGGLLTLRWWNMPFMSRAIAEGQELIIYGKVKEFKGRLLMDHPEYEVLGDEEETVKIHSGRITPVYRLKAGVTQKTLRTAAWHVLQSLGNAFTQDLLPVPSPKGEFAGWTRARAVKAVHFAETMEDLEKARRYLALEEFYGYQLRVVRRRRAVLEAGGHAHVAGPLAREFAESLPFEMTGAQKRSLEEIQRDMASNAPMNRLLHGDVGSGKTVVAFAAMLGAVESGKQAALMAPTQILAEQHFQTARKWLEPLGLNVALRTGTRAEEGGVELFNKKTSSKNDILIGTHALLHDENLVRNLGLVVIDEQHKFGVAQRARLIQKGNTPDVLVMTATPIPRTLTLTVYGDLDVSTLDERPKERGKIITKVRPATKQAEAAKFLLEQLEAGRQGYLVYPLIEESEKLDATAAKKGHEVWAKLLPHFQVGLLHGKLSAEEKDAVMREFRAGKLDALVSTTVIEVGVDVPNATVMYIHHAERYGLAQLHQLRGRIGRGTHTSYCVLFVKDKDEEAKSRLAIMEETTDGFRISEEDLKRRGPGDVMGKAQSGQAPLKFAELLADTRLVRLARQLAEKTLDEDPLLMAPRLAEVRGFVFQEDEPGAMRQ is encoded by the coding sequence ATGCCGACCGCTTTAGACGCTCTTCTTTCTGATGTCCCTGGAATGCCTGCGAAGATCGTGAAGGCGCTGGCGAAGGAGCAGGTGATGACGGTGGGGGAGATCGTGGCGTGGCTGCCGTTTCGCCATGAGGACCGGCGGCACATGGAGGGGGCCAGTTTTCAGGTGAGCGAGATTCCGGCCTGCTACAGGGTCCAGGTGACGAAGACGGGGAACAAATACTTTGGGGCTCGGCGTGGGGCGGGACTGTTTGAAGCGCAGGTAGAGCCGATGGGCGGGGCGGCGATGGGCGGGCTGCTGACGCTGCGCTGGTGGAACATGCCGTTCATGAGCCGGGCCATCGCGGAGGGGCAGGAGCTGATCATTTATGGCAAGGTGAAGGAATTCAAAGGGCGGCTGCTGATGGATCACCCGGAGTATGAGGTGCTGGGAGATGAGGAGGAAACGGTCAAAATCCATAGCGGGCGTATCACGCCGGTTTATCGGCTGAAGGCGGGGGTGACTCAGAAGACGCTGCGCACGGCGGCCTGGCATGTGCTGCAGTCGCTGGGGAATGCTTTTACCCAGGATCTCTTGCCAGTGCCGAGCCCGAAGGGGGAGTTTGCGGGATGGACACGGGCGCGGGCAGTGAAAGCGGTGCATTTTGCGGAGACGATGGAGGATCTGGAGAAGGCGCGGCGGTATTTGGCGCTGGAGGAGTTTTATGGCTATCAGCTCCGCGTGGTGCGGCGGCGGCGGGCGGTGCTGGAGGCGGGCGGTCATGCGCATGTGGCGGGGCCGCTGGCGCGGGAGTTTGCGGAGTCTCTGCCCTTTGAAATGACGGGCGCGCAAAAGCGGTCGCTGGAGGAAATCCAGCGCGACATGGCGAGCAACGCGCCGATGAACCGGCTACTGCACGGCGATGTGGGCAGCGGCAAGACGGTGGTAGCTTTTGCAGCGATGCTGGGCGCGGTGGAGTCGGGCAAGCAGGCGGCGCTGATGGCCCCAACGCAGATCCTGGCGGAGCAGCATTTCCAGACGGCACGCAAGTGGCTGGAGCCGCTGGGCCTGAACGTGGCCCTGCGGACGGGGACGCGGGCGGAGGAGGGGGGCGTGGAACTTTTCAATAAAAAAACGTCATCCAAAAACGATATTTTAATAGGGACCCACGCACTTTTGCATGATGAAAACCTGGTGCGGAACCTGGGGCTGGTGGTGATTGATGAGCAGCACAAGTTTGGCGTGGCGCAGCGGGCGCGGCTGATTCAGAAAGGCAACACGCCGGATGTGCTGGTGATGACGGCGACGCCGATCCCGAGGACGCTGACGCTGACGGTCTATGGGGACCTGGATGTCTCCACGCTGGATGAACGGCCGAAGGAACGGGGCAAAATCATCACCAAGGTGAGGCCGGCCACAAAGCAGGCGGAGGCGGCCAAGTTTCTCCTGGAGCAACTGGAGGCCGGGCGGCAGGGATACCTGGTGTATCCGCTGATTGAGGAATCCGAGAAGCTGGATGCAACGGCGGCGAAGAAGGGGCATGAGGTGTGGGCCAAACTTTTACCACACTTCCAGGTAGGCCTGCTGCATGGCAAACTCAGCGCGGAGGAGAAGGACGCGGTGATGCGGGAATTCCGTGCGGGCAAGCTGGATGCCCTGGTCTCCACGACGGTGATCGAAGTGGGGGTGGATGTGCCGAATGCGACAGTGATGTACATCCACCATGCGGAGCGCTATGGGCTGGCGCAGTTGCATCAGCTCCGGGGGCGGATCGGGCGCGGTACGCACACTTCCTATTGCGTGCTCTTTGTGAAGGACAAGGACGAGGAGGCAAAGTCGCGGCTGGCCATTATGGAGGAGACGACCGACGGATTTCGGATCTCCGAAGAGGATCTGAAACGGCGCGGACCGGGCGATGTAATGGGCAAGGCCCAGAGCGGACAGGCTCCATTAAAGTTTGCGGAACTTTTGGCCGATACGCGGCTAGTCAGGCTGGCGCGGCAACTGGCGGAAAAGACGCTGGATGAAGACCCGCTCCTGATGGCCCCGAGGCTGGCGGAGGTGCGGGGTTTTGTTTTCCAGGAGGATGAGCCGGGGGCGATGAGGCAGTGA
- a CDS encoding methyltransferase domain-containing protein translates to MSAPTFLHEFVRNWKTVGAVAPSSQALAYRMMESAEVGKARHVLELGPGTGAFTEAILDAMPHGSSYLGIELNETFVTQLKPRFPGMDFRIAGAQEFDFNSYLADREPFDVVVSGLPWTAFPRCLQEAILSNVLPHLREGGRFATFAYYGFHRLPSGQRFRGLLHDRLPGVETSRVVWGNVPPAFVYVARK, encoded by the coding sequence ATGTCCGCCCCCACTTTTCTCCACGAATTCGTCCGTAACTGGAAGACCGTGGGCGCTGTGGCTCCGTCCAGCCAGGCTCTTGCTTATCGCATGATGGAATCCGCCGAAGTGGGAAAAGCCAGGCACGTCCTGGAGCTGGGACCCGGCACCGGAGCCTTTACCGAGGCCATTCTGGATGCTATGCCCCATGGCTCCAGCTACCTCGGTATCGAGTTGAACGAGACCTTTGTCACCCAGCTCAAGCCGCGTTTTCCCGGCATGGATTTCCGCATCGCCGGCGCCCAGGAGTTCGACTTTAACAGCTACCTCGCCGACCGCGAACCCTTCGATGTTGTCGTCAGCGGCCTCCCTTGGACCGCCTTCCCGCGCTGCCTGCAGGAAGCCATTTTGAGCAATGTGTTGCCGCATCTTCGAGAGGGCGGCCGCTTTGCCACCTTCGCCTACTACGGCTTCCACCGCCTCCCCAGCGGCCAGCGCTTTCGCGGCCTCCTCCACGACCGCCTCCCCGGTGTCGAAACCAGCCGCGTCGTCTGGGGCAACGTGCCGCCCGCGTTTGTGTACGTCGCCCGGAAGTAA
- a CDS encoding YgdI/YgdR family lipoprotein gives MTLLLRLISTVALATLLTGCQSTGSYRITLKDGRQYLCKGRPEYQGKTGYYRYRTFEDRDSMLRADEVLMIEEQGT, from the coding sequence ATGACCCTGCTATTGCGCCTCATAAGTACCGTTGCGCTGGCCACCCTTCTGACCGGTTGCCAGTCCACCGGCAGTTATCGAATCACTCTGAAAGATGGCCGCCAGTATCTCTGCAAAGGCCGGCCTGAATACCAGGGGAAAACGGGCTATTACCGTTACCGCACCTTTGAAGACCGGGATTCCATGCTGCGCGCGGACGAGGTGCTCATGATCGAGGAACAAGGCACATGA
- a CDS encoding Maf family protein, with product MMNPTKLVLASQSPRRIELMQEAGYVFDILVPDVEEAHDASLTPEALTVENARRKAVAGALQRPDVLVIGADTLVYVDGEPLGKPGDMEEALKMMRRLSGRGHQVCTGVYLASEGGTAGQGFHVITEVAFKPLTDEIIQAYHAKVNPLDKAGAYGIQEASEMILESYEGSWTNVMGLPMERLGEVLKAVGL from the coding sequence ATGATGAATCCCACCAAGCTGGTGCTTGCCTCCCAGTCCCCCCGGCGGATCGAGCTGATGCAGGAGGCTGGTTACGTTTTTGACATCCTGGTTCCAGATGTAGAAGAGGCCCACGATGCCAGCCTGACGCCGGAAGCCCTGACGGTGGAGAATGCACGCCGCAAAGCAGTGGCCGGTGCCCTGCAAAGGCCGGACGTCCTAGTCATCGGCGCGGATACGCTGGTGTATGTGGATGGCGAGCCGCTGGGCAAACCAGGTGACATGGAGGAGGCGCTGAAGATGATGCGACGGCTCTCCGGACGTGGGCACCAGGTGTGTACGGGTGTCTATCTGGCCAGCGAGGGTGGCACAGCGGGCCAGGGCTTTCATGTCATTACCGAGGTGGCTTTTAAACCGCTGACTGATGAGATCATCCAGGCTTACCATGCCAAGGTGAATCCCTTGGACAAGGCCGGGGCATATGGCATCCAGGAAGCCAGTGAGATGATTTTGGAAAGCTATGAGGGATCTTGGACCAATGTGATGGGGCTGCCGATGGAGAGGCTGGGGGAGGTGCTGAAAGCCGTAGGCTTATGA